A section of the Paenibacillus odorifer genome encodes:
- a CDS encoding cache domain-containing sensor histidine kinase, translating into MIKQQIEKWIIRMTHSMNLRSKIVLFYGLIVFLPTVLLAAGAGYMMLHTVRANYMLTIREAVRQSAQSIEFRKQSYDLLATRTATDGELISRLARDYADIDEQLGTVNYVDRSFLLTSKYLPGIENFRIYHTNDTLVQDGGLLWKPEERSLSGIREREWYTKMLRTTDNMVWTNAADDRTKLVVSHKILNAYGDVYGIVYLLLNYNGVFMESFEHPFEGAGELYIVDDNERIIASSEPSEIGSRLSSSSLGQYWNNSLETSATKSGMMLITQEIKSGWTVAALVHLDRLEEQSTRIMYYIGAGIAFFLLLSIFLIMIVLKNVIWRIRKLGIRMTDISQGYFEVTVRNRDNDELGELEILFNSMSGRLRKLVEEHTEAMLKEREQSFRALQAQINPHFIYNSLSLIRWRALDQQDELQIRTIDALTTFYRLALNNRVNVTLIRDEIEHLKAYIEIQQLRYPGQVSVEWLVEPDVLDLYSIKLILQPTVENCYLHGGITTRTHAFIQITIKRVENTVQFQIFDNGKGIGSEKLEQIRTGSYTGTQNGFGMNNIRERLALYFGTEGRFEIDSVEDEWTCVTIDIPVCKESPEIKKGDGA; encoded by the coding sequence ATGATTAAACAACAAATAGAGAAATGGATCATCCGTATGACCCATTCTATGAACCTGAGGAGTAAGATTGTATTATTCTACGGACTAATTGTATTTCTCCCCACCGTACTGCTGGCTGCAGGTGCAGGGTACATGATGCTTCATACAGTGCGGGCCAATTATATGCTTACGATCAGGGAAGCCGTTCGGCAAAGTGCGCAGAGTATTGAATTCAGGAAGCAAAGCTATGATCTGCTGGCTACCCGGACGGCTACGGATGGTGAGCTGATCTCTAGATTAGCCAGGGACTATGCGGATATCGATGAACAATTGGGTACGGTCAATTATGTGGACCGTTCCTTCCTGCTCACCAGTAAATACTTGCCAGGTATTGAGAATTTCCGGATCTATCATACCAACGATACACTAGTGCAAGATGGAGGGCTTCTGTGGAAGCCGGAAGAACGGAGCCTTTCGGGAATTCGAGAGCGGGAATGGTATACGAAAATGCTTCGCACAACAGACAATATGGTATGGACTAATGCAGCTGACGACAGGACTAAGCTAGTGGTATCCCATAAAATTCTGAACGCATATGGAGATGTTTACGGGATTGTGTACCTGTTACTGAACTATAACGGTGTCTTCATGGAATCGTTCGAGCATCCTTTTGAAGGGGCCGGAGAATTGTATATTGTTGACGACAACGAACGAATTATTGCATCCTCGGAGCCCTCTGAAATTGGCAGCCGGTTATCCTCATCCTCCTTAGGTCAGTACTGGAATAACTCGTTGGAAACATCGGCGACAAAAAGCGGGATGATGCTGATCACTCAGGAGATTAAGTCTGGCTGGACGGTTGCCGCGCTTGTGCATCTTGACCGACTGGAGGAGCAGTCTACGCGGATTATGTACTATATCGGAGCAGGTATTGCATTTTTCCTGCTGTTGTCCATCTTTCTAATCATGATTGTACTTAAAAATGTGATTTGGCGGATCCGCAAGCTGGGCATCCGAATGACAGATATCTCACAGGGCTATTTCGAAGTTACAGTGAGAAACCGTGACAACGATGAGCTGGGTGAACTTGAGATATTGTTCAATTCCATGTCTGGCCGTTTGAGAAAACTGGTCGAAGAACATACAGAGGCCATGCTCAAAGAGCGGGAGCAATCATTCAGGGCGTTGCAGGCACAGATTAACCCTCATTTCATCTATAATTCGCTAAGTCTGATCCGTTGGCGGGCATTAGATCAGCAGGACGAATTGCAAATCCGAACCATAGATGCGCTGACGACATTCTATCGGCTGGCACTCAATAACCGGGTTAATGTGACGCTGATCCGTGACGAAATTGAGCATCTTAAGGCGTATATCGAAATTCAGCAGCTGCGTTATCCCGGTCAGGTATCCGTAGAGTGGCTGGTAGAGCCTGACGTTCTTGACCTGTACAGCATTAAGCTGATTCTACAGCCAACGGTCGAGAACTGTTATCTGCACGGGGGCATCACAACTAGAACTCATGCTTTTATACAAATTACGATCAAACGAGTGGAGAATACGGTGCAGTTTCAGATTTTTGATAATGGAAAAGGGATTGGCAGTGAGAAGCTGGAACAGATCCGTACCGGCAGCTACACGGGGACGCAAAACGGATTCGGGATGAACAATATCCGTGAACGTCTTGCCTTGTATTTTGGCACAGAGGGCCGCTTTGAGATTGACAGTGTAGAAGACGAATGGACTTGTGTAACCATTGATATCCCTGTTTGCAAGGAAAGTCCTGAGATAAAAAAGGGGGATGGAGCTTAA
- a CDS encoding response regulator — protein sequence MRVLIVDDEPMQIQGLLRHIGWKALGYEEPLTALSGEEALTILGKTLVDVLIADVSMPGMTGIELLARCRADYPLLQSLQTVMISGYDEFEFVQEAIHLGAKAYVLKPIKTEELEMKLAAFREVVEKKKQIEQETTVLREKVTESYEVLQERFVKDMVEGWIHSDELLESWRRLLDLPNGEWQATLFLFGYDRRFLDNPHDAKDRILLSEGLLNCVKTGLSGFSGTYIGKTGADELAVIVLNATPLVRARLEKQLAFIQDILREQYKASVSVGISRECLFWTEIPLLYKEVRHMMTGARLAGYGQILYFDRNLMNEYHDFRLREEYIPEIVKLLDRGESDKASSYFNHAFEVLLAREPVSFSYVQAFGMGLLSELARKLKRIHEKDTEMNILMWQRLIDCTGVDEVRKVVLEYLAQYAKLNQREQVAQQHNLIQRVARQLEEHLHENMTVKQLAEQFHLNHSYLSVLFKKEMGRTISDFVQEARVNKAKELLRDPNIKVYEVAEQVGFQTAAYFAFLFKKTTGTTPQEFRDYHY from the coding sequence ATGCGGGTATTAATTGTCGACGACGAGCCTATGCAGATTCAAGGGCTTCTTCGTCATATTGGCTGGAAAGCTCTGGGGTATGAGGAACCGTTAACTGCATTATCTGGTGAAGAAGCACTAACAATCCTAGGAAAAACTCTTGTGGATGTGCTGATCGCTGACGTCTCGATGCCCGGTATGACAGGGATCGAACTGCTCGCCAGATGCAGAGCGGATTATCCGTTACTCCAGTCTTTACAGACTGTGATGATCAGTGGATATGACGAGTTTGAATTTGTGCAGGAGGCTATACATCTGGGAGCTAAAGCTTACGTTCTGAAGCCCATCAAGACGGAAGAACTCGAAATGAAACTGGCTGCGTTCAGAGAAGTAGTTGAGAAGAAAAAACAGATTGAACAGGAAACCACTGTACTTAGGGAGAAAGTTACAGAGAGCTATGAGGTGCTGCAGGAACGTTTCGTCAAAGATATGGTCGAAGGCTGGATCCACAGTGATGAGCTGCTCGAATCCTGGCGGCGTCTGCTGGATCTGCCTAATGGGGAATGGCAGGCAACTTTATTCCTGTTCGGATATGACCGCAGGTTCCTAGATAATCCGCATGATGCCAAGGATCGGATCCTGCTTAGCGAAGGGTTATTGAACTGCGTTAAGACTGGTCTATCTGGCTTCTCCGGTACCTATATAGGGAAGACAGGAGCGGATGAACTGGCCGTCATTGTGCTGAACGCAACGCCATTGGTGCGGGCAAGACTTGAGAAGCAGCTTGCGTTTATCCAAGATATCCTAAGAGAGCAGTATAAAGCCTCCGTCTCGGTCGGAATTAGCAGAGAGTGCTTGTTCTGGACGGAAATACCGTTGCTTTATAAGGAAGTAAGGCATATGATGACCGGTGCCAGGCTGGCCGGCTACGGACAAATCCTCTATTTCGACCGGAACTTGATGAATGAATATCATGATTTCAGGTTGCGTGAAGAATACATTCCGGAAATCGTTAAGCTATTGGACAGAGGAGAGAGCGATAAAGCTTCCTCTTATTTCAATCATGCTTTCGAAGTGCTACTTGCACGAGAACCTGTATCCTTTTCCTATGTGCAGGCTTTCGGAATGGGTTTGCTTAGCGAACTAGCCAGAAAACTGAAGCGTATACATGAGAAGGATACAGAGATGAACATCCTCATGTGGCAGCGCCTGATCGACTGTACAGGCGTAGATGAAGTCAGGAAGGTCGTACTGGAATATTTGGCGCAATATGCTAAGCTTAATCAAAGAGAACAGGTCGCTCAGCAGCATAACCTTATCCAGCGGGTCGCCCGCCAATTGGAGGAGCATCTGCATGAGAACATGACTGTAAAGCAGCTTGCTGAGCAGTTTCACTTGAATCACAGCTATTTAAGTGTTCTCTTCAAGAAAGAAATGGGCCGGACGATTTCCGATTTCGTGCAGGAAGCGCGTGTGAACAAAGCCAAGGAACTACTTCGTGACCCCAATATTAAGGTTTACGAGGTTGCCGAGCAGGTGGGCTTTCAAACCGCGGCTTATTTTGCCTTCCTTTTTAAGAAAACAACCGGCACCACACCTCAGGAGTTCAGAGATTATCATTATTAG
- a CDS encoding glycoside hydrolase family 2 TIM barrel-domain containing protein, with protein sequence MQTKISLEGEWKLQLDEGNQGLALPFTDVITLPGTTSYARKGSKNEDVLVSALTDEYLFEGQVWYSKEVVIPEELAGKVCFLYLERTRLTTLWLDNQEIGSRNSLNTPHIYELPQLQPGNHTLIIRVDNTGYPTKGGHLTSQDTQTNWNGITGRMELQFYGESRLSGIRLDPDLSARSVRITATLDSRNESILTVSAQSFNSDNTHAVDEREYPVSPGSFSVNYELGQDALLWSEGAPNLYNINLVLKDSDGYITDRQELVFGLKEFRAEGDKFTINGEKTFLRGKHDGLIFPLTGYAPTDVEEWVRILGISKSYGINHYRFHTCCPPEAAFTAADMLGIYMQPELPFWGTITEETDEGHNQAEQDYLISEGYAILQAFGNHPSFVMMSLGNELWGSKAKIDSFLKDYKAFDNRILYTQGSNNHQWVPEILEHDDFFSGVRFSRDRLFRGSYAMCDAPLGHVQIDLPGTMKDYDDQIVPQDFFNGEGMEAAAGGEIQIQYGTEAKTVKAGDASAEWIPHIPVISHEIGQYATYPNYEEIDKYNGPLKAENFKIFRERLESKGLGHLAAKYFESSGQLAVACYKEELEAAFRSRRLAGFQLLDLQDFSGQGTALVGVLDAFMDSKGMISPEDWRTFCNDAVLLARFPKYNYVSGESFDAHVELSCFRSGMPSAFELHWELTADNGILAAGSTEVDVPAGTNYIDICDLAIKLPEVDRMSTIVLSLSIQGTDIRKSYDLWIYPVKSGNMLEGVHVFDKLSDDALALLEQGENVLLMPKPESLQNAVEGYYCTDFWCYPMFRSISESMNRPVPIGTMGLLIDNKHPVLREFPSEEYSTYPWWSIVENSKSLIMDAADRDWNPVVQTIDNFERNHKLSFLVECSVGAGNLLICALDADKVSDTPEGRQFLFSLAVI encoded by the coding sequence TTGCAGACAAAGATCAGCCTGGAAGGCGAATGGAAGTTGCAATTGGATGAGGGAAATCAAGGACTGGCATTGCCTTTTACAGATGTTATCACACTGCCGGGAACAACGTCCTACGCACGCAAAGGTTCGAAGAACGAGGATGTTTTAGTAAGCGCATTAACGGATGAGTATTTGTTTGAAGGGCAAGTCTGGTATTCAAAAGAGGTCGTCATTCCGGAAGAACTAGCCGGCAAAGTCTGCTTCCTATATTTGGAACGCACGAGGCTGACGACTCTATGGCTGGACAATCAGGAAATAGGCAGCCGTAACAGTCTGAACACTCCACATATATACGAGTTGCCGCAGCTTCAACCTGGGAATCATACGCTCATCATACGCGTGGACAATACTGGTTATCCAACCAAAGGTGGACATTTAACGTCGCAGGATACCCAGACCAACTGGAACGGGATTACCGGACGTATGGAGCTTCAGTTCTATGGTGAGTCACGGCTCAGCGGCATCCGGCTCGATCCGGATCTCTCAGCCCGCTCAGTCCGAATCACGGCAACCTTGGACAGCAGGAACGAATCTATACTTACAGTGTCTGCTCAGAGCTTCAACAGCGACAATACACATGCTGTGGACGAGAGGGAGTACCCAGTCTCACCGGGTAGTTTTTCCGTCAACTATGAGCTTGGTCAAGACGCGCTGCTCTGGAGTGAAGGCGCTCCCAATCTTTATAACATAAACCTTGTTTTGAAAGACAGCGATGGATATATAACGGACCGACAGGAGCTCGTTTTTGGATTGAAGGAATTCCGGGCAGAGGGCGATAAGTTTACAATCAACGGAGAAAAAACCTTCCTCCGCGGCAAACATGACGGCCTGATCTTCCCGCTAACCGGTTATGCCCCGACTGACGTCGAGGAATGGGTAAGAATCCTGGGCATCTCCAAGTCTTACGGCATCAATCATTATCGCTTTCATACCTGCTGTCCGCCGGAAGCTGCTTTCACCGCAGCGGATATGCTCGGTATCTACATGCAACCAGAGCTTCCATTCTGGGGAACAATCACAGAAGAAACCGACGAGGGCCATAATCAGGCGGAGCAGGACTATCTGATCAGCGAAGGCTATGCCATTCTTCAGGCTTTTGGCAATCACCCCTCCTTCGTGATGATGTCGCTTGGCAACGAGCTATGGGGCAGCAAAGCCAAGATTGATTCCTTCCTAAAGGACTATAAAGCATTTGATAACCGGATTCTCTATACACAGGGGTCCAATAACCACCAATGGGTGCCAGAAATTCTGGAACATGACGATTTCTTCAGCGGCGTGCGCTTCTCCAGAGATCGGCTGTTCAGAGGCTCCTATGCGATGTGTGATGCTCCATTAGGTCATGTCCAGATCGATCTGCCAGGCACGATGAAAGACTATGACGATCAGATCGTCCCTCAGGATTTCTTCAACGGAGAGGGGATGGAAGCTGCCGCTGGCGGCGAGATCCAGATCCAGTATGGTACGGAAGCCAAGACGGTGAAGGCTGGAGACGCTTCCGCAGAATGGATACCGCACATTCCGGTAATCTCGCATGAGATCGGACAGTATGCTACCTATCCTAATTATGAGGAAATCGATAAATACAACGGTCCGCTCAAAGCTGAGAATTTCAAAATTTTCCGTGAACGACTGGAAAGTAAAGGGCTGGGTCATTTGGCCGCCAAATATTTTGAATCCTCGGGGCAACTGGCAGTAGCTTGCTACAAAGAGGAACTTGAGGCGGCATTCCGCTCCCGGCGGCTTGCGGGCTTCCAACTGCTTGATTTGCAGGATTTCAGTGGCCAGGGAACGGCGCTGGTGGGTGTCCTCGACGCCTTTATGGATTCCAAAGGAATGATAAGTCCGGAGGACTGGCGAACTTTTTGTAATGATGCCGTTCTGTTGGCAAGATTCCCTAAGTATAACTATGTCTCTGGTGAATCGTTCGATGCCCATGTTGAACTGAGCTGTTTCCGCAGTGGTATGCCGAGTGCATTTGAACTGCATTGGGAGCTTACCGCGGATAATGGTATACTCGCCGCAGGTTCAACCGAGGTGGACGTACCTGCAGGAACGAATTATATCGATATCTGCGATCTGGCAATAAAACTACCTGAAGTTGACCGTATGAGTACTATCGTATTGTCCCTCTCCATACAGGGAACAGATATCCGTAAGAGTTACGACCTGTGGATTTATCCAGTGAAGAGTGGCAACATGCTGGAAGGTGTCCATGTCTTCGACAAGCTGTCTGATGATGCGCTTGCATTGCTGGAGCAAGGTGAGAATGTGCTGCTTATGCCGAAACCGGAATCTCTCCAAAATGCCGTTGAAGGTTATTACTGCACAGATTTCTGGTGTTATCCAATGTTCCGCTCGATCTCAGAGAGCATGAACCGGCCAGTACCCATTGGTACTATGGGGCTGTTGATTGATAACAAGCACCCGGTGCTTCGTGAGTTCCCGAGCGAGGAATATTCTACCTATCCCTGGTGGAGTATTGTTGAGAATTCGAAATCGCTCATCATGGATGCAGCTGACCGCGATTGGAATCCCGTTGTGCAGACTATCGATAATTTTGAACGCAATCATAAGCTGAGTTTCCTAGTGGAATGCAGTGTAGGAGCAGGCAACCTGCTGATATGCGCATTGGATGCTGATAAGGTTAGCGATACGCCGGAAGGCAGACAGTTCTTATTCAGTCTTGCGGTTATATGA
- a CDS encoding ketopantoate reductase family protein, with translation MLLKQSVTSYSEGMIIVNIKQNRLLIFGAGVIGSLYALRFAQSGFDVTLLARGKRLDELKRKGLRYNDNGTIKQLSIKTVEKLVDDDIYDFIFVPVRYDQAESALSAIKNNQSKTIITLTNTIGYNPWLEIVGDRLLPGFPGAGGDIKEDILYAQFGSKTYFGEINGQTTERVKQLALIFETAEMQYEIQKDIQAFHVSHAALAAVNKHFYTSEGMVDIETAISESILSKVATDIKQNLYLVEQAGISVIPTETKSMGELMEEEIISRYRQMLSDEFIIDVKFGNQAVSRKAEIILLDEMFHEKFSI, from the coding sequence ATGTTGCTTAAACAATCAGTGACTAGTTATTCGGAAGGAATGATAATAGTGAACATAAAACAAAATAGACTTCTAATATTTGGCGCTGGCGTAATTGGCAGTTTATACGCTCTTAGATTTGCACAATCGGGGTTTGACGTCACTTTACTGGCTCGAGGAAAAAGGCTGGATGAACTTAAGCGGAAGGGTTTGAGATACAACGACAACGGTACGATAAAGCAACTATCCATTAAGACGGTCGAAAAGCTTGTAGATGATGACATCTATGATTTTATCTTTGTTCCTGTACGATATGATCAGGCAGAATCTGCCCTGTCTGCGATCAAAAATAATCAGAGCAAAACAATAATTACACTGACCAACACTATTGGTTATAATCCCTGGCTTGAAATCGTGGGTGATCGGTTACTTCCAGGATTCCCTGGTGCAGGTGGAGACATTAAAGAGGATATTTTATACGCTCAATTTGGTTCCAAAACTTATTTTGGTGAAATAAATGGACAAACGACCGAAAGAGTTAAGCAGCTTGCTTTGATATTCGAAACAGCTGAAATGCAGTATGAAATACAAAAAGATATTCAAGCATTTCATGTTTCACATGCTGCACTCGCTGCAGTCAACAAGCATTTTTATACGAGTGAAGGAATGGTAGATATTGAGACAGCAATAAGCGAAAGCATTCTTAGCAAAGTAGCTACAGATATCAAACAAAATCTTTACTTGGTAGAGCAAGCTGGAATCTCTGTAATCCCGACTGAAACGAAGTCAATGGGAGAACTGATGGAAGAAGAGATTATATCCCGGTATCGGCAGATGCTGAGTGATGAGTTTATCATTGATGTTAAGTTTGGAAACCAAGCTGTCAGCAGAAAAGCAGAAATAATATTATTGGATGAAATGTTTCATGAGAAGTTTTCGATTTGA
- a CDS encoding TetR/AcrR family transcriptional regulator codes for MVHQEDPRVIRTRLLIREAFRNLLQTKGFDSMTIKDISQKATINRATFYAHYEDKYALLDEFTEHSFHQMIPEQVMNAREFSDEICNQLILLTHQYIVDFYQKCRMDSKSIAKLVDEKVKNMLQQIIENIFLKGINYDIADRQHTKIISAMTGSAIYGAAFTWLIEGEADQTDLLVDIVRPYVMSGLGLLIR; via the coding sequence ATGGTACATCAAGAAGATCCGAGAGTAATACGGACTCGCCTGTTAATAAGAGAAGCTTTCAGAAATCTTTTACAGACTAAAGGATTTGATTCAATGACAATAAAAGATATCTCACAGAAAGCTACGATAAACCGGGCTACTTTTTATGCCCATTATGAAGATAAATATGCTTTACTCGATGAATTTACAGAACATTCTTTTCATCAGATGATTCCTGAACAAGTAATGAATGCACGGGAGTTTTCAGATGAAATATGTAACCAGTTGATCTTGTTGACTCATCAGTACATCGTTGATTTTTATCAGAAATGCAGAATGGATTCCAAATCTATTGCTAAGCTGGTGGATGAGAAAGTAAAAAATATGCTGCAGCAAATCATTGAAAACATATTTTTGAAGGGGATTAATTATGATATCGCAGACCGCCAACATACAAAGATCATTTCAGCAATGACAGGTTCAGCGATCTATGGCGCTGCATTTACTTGGTTAATTGAGGGGGAGGCTGATCAGACCGATTTACTTGTGGACATTGTTCGTCCTTATGTAATGAGTGGCCTGGGACTCTTGATAAGATAG
- a CDS encoding TetR/AcrR family transcriptional regulator, translating into MKLNVKNKEPRSKKEILTATLEMLESNSYSSLTIEAIAAQARVGKTTIYRWWENKARLVLDAFLMTVESEFEFDSNKSIEVNFKQQLEALARILNSKIGKSTLTIVTESEEIAKDFYVLFLMTKRNEAKQLLQAAIDKGELKSTINLDITLDLLYGPIYFQILIYKKIPDADYIKDLLIHVLEGITVAN; encoded by the coding sequence ATGAAATTGAACGTGAAAAACAAAGAACCTCGAAGTAAAAAGGAGATTCTTACTGCAACTCTAGAAATGTTGGAATCTAACAGTTATTCATCATTAACGATTGAGGCTATTGCAGCACAAGCTAGAGTTGGCAAAACAACCATCTATAGATGGTGGGAAAATAAAGCACGGCTTGTATTGGACGCTTTTCTAATGACCGTAGAATCAGAGTTTGAATTTGATAGCAATAAATCCATTGAGGTTAACTTTAAACAACAGCTTGAAGCTTTAGCTCGTATCCTCAATAGCAAAATCGGGAAATCCACTTTAACTATAGTTACAGAGAGCGAAGAAATCGCGAAAGATTTTTACGTATTGTTTTTAATGACTAAAAGAAATGAAGCCAAACAATTACTCCAAGCAGCCATAGATAAGGGAGAATTGAAGTCAACAATTAACCTGGATATAACTTTAGATCTGCTTTATGGTCCCATTTACTTTCAAATTCTCATCTATAAAAAAATTCCGGATGCGGATTACATAAAGGATTTGTTGATCCATGTCTTGGAAGGCATCACTGTTGCAAATTAA
- a CDS encoding MFS transporter, with the protein MTIILFWCGLVILTSMYITIPLSEVFSHAFQISPSEAAWIGSSFSLCYALGCLLYGPFSDRYGRKVFLVASIIGLTVVTLALGFVDSFYGLIMLRGVQGLVAAAFAPIALVYAGEMFPPLKRLTAVGFISSGLLMAGIVGQVFSGIVNEALGWRAIFFILGIVYGITSVIVMRFLPKDEMLRPKENVLRKFKQMTFLLKQSQLLLAFAITFMLLLTLVGMYTVLGSYLSSAKFGLSSQDILYIRAFGIAGMLLSPFSGRIAQKLGMAAVLRGGLALAAIGLLALGFSTNLPFLVLMSVVFVAGIALVTPVIISIVSQLGGNARGSAISFNAFILFLGASTGPILALKLLKTENYSLSFTILGSILLLGFLISLFLRLSARVPVVKNERAASLPTE; encoded by the coding sequence ATGACGATTATTTTATTTTGGTGTGGTTTAGTTATTCTAACTAGCATGTATATTACAATTCCATTATCCGAAGTGTTTTCGCATGCCTTCCAGATTAGCCCGAGTGAGGCGGCTTGGATTGGGAGTTCATTTTCTCTTTGTTATGCTCTGGGCTGTCTTTTGTATGGACCTTTCTCAGACAGGTATGGACGTAAAGTATTTTTAGTAGCTAGCATTATTGGGTTAACCGTAGTTACGCTTGCGCTAGGATTTGTGGATAGTTTTTACGGGCTTATTATGCTCAGAGGAGTGCAAGGCCTAGTGGCTGCTGCATTTGCACCTATTGCGCTAGTGTATGCAGGGGAAATGTTCCCGCCTCTTAAAAGATTAACAGCCGTTGGATTTATAAGCTCAGGACTGTTAATGGCAGGCATAGTAGGCCAGGTTTTTAGTGGGATTGTTAACGAAGCTCTTGGCTGGCGTGCTATTTTCTTTATTTTGGGGATTGTGTATGGTATTACTTCAGTGATTGTAATGAGGTTCCTTCCTAAAGATGAAATGCTAAGACCGAAAGAAAATGTTCTGCGGAAGTTTAAACAAATGACATTTCTGCTAAAACAATCACAATTGCTTTTGGCTTTTGCGATAACCTTTATGCTTCTATTAACTTTAGTTGGCATGTACACTGTTTTGGGAAGTTATTTAAGCTCAGCTAAGTTTGGACTTTCCTCACAGGATATCCTTTATATTCGTGCATTTGGAATCGCGGGGATGCTTTTATCACCCTTTTCCGGAAGAATTGCTCAAAAACTGGGAATGGCCGCTGTTCTAAGGGGAGGCTTAGCTTTAGCTGCAATTGGGTTGCTTGCTCTAGGTTTTAGCACGAACCTGCCATTTCTTGTCCTAATGAGCGTTGTATTTGTGGCTGGTATCGCGCTGGTAACTCCCGTTATCATCTCAATCGTCAGTCAATTAGGGGGAAATGCAAGAGGGTCTGCTATTTCATTCAATGCATTTATTCTATTCCTAGGTGCTAGCACAGGCCCGATATTAGCTTTGAAATTATTAAAAACAGAAAATTATTCGTTATCCTTTACTATATTAGGTTCTATTCTTTTATTAGGTTTTTTAATCTCTCTTTTTCTTAGATTATCGGCTAGGGTTCCAGTAGTGAAAAATGAACGGGCTGCTTCTTTACCCACAGAGTGA
- a CDS encoding FAD-dependent monooxygenase yields the protein MIKETEICIVGGGPSGLFLGLLLAKNGIRVTVLESQTSFNRKFRGEVLQPRFVRLMKELNLEQRLEKYEHIKLFNAEIWNNKKYITQIDYKKEMPEGPYAIKIKQSVLLTFLYDLAKDYTNFVLVFNAKVTSTIKSANRTVGVNALVDGQIVTS from the coding sequence ATGATTAAAGAAACGGAGATTTGCATTGTTGGTGGTGGACCTTCAGGTCTCTTTCTAGGGCTGCTGTTAGCCAAAAACGGAATTAGAGTTACTGTACTGGAAAGTCAAACAAGCTTTAATCGCAAGTTTAGAGGAGAAGTTCTCCAGCCTCGATTTGTAAGGCTCATGAAAGAGCTGAACCTGGAACAGCGTCTTGAAAAGTATGAGCATATAAAATTATTTAATGCCGAAATATGGAATAATAAAAAATATATCACTCAAATTGATTATAAAAAGGAAATGCCAGAGGGACCTTACGCAATTAAAATAAAACAATCCGTCCTGTTAACTTTTCTTTATGATCTAGCAAAGGATTATACTAATTTTGTGCTCGTTTTTAACGCTAAGGTCACTTCAACTATTAAAAGTGCAAATCGAACAGTCGGGGTAAACGCCTTAGTAGATGGACAAATAGTAACTTCATAG
- a CDS encoding FAD-dependent monooxygenase — translation MKKDQWNTIKRKGIEPLKLEFIKAFPELEEDIEKISDFKSFVSIQSETFMVDNWHDKGCILIGDAAHCSSPLGAIGLSLAFETALVTAELIVTSKLEPNHEYKRLDRLQSIRNREIRLVHFAQQLIISMIVKSPKGIKNFSLACMKLMGNSRIARYLMRRFFLGSPKITVDNAFKF, via the coding sequence ATGAAGAAAGACCAATGGAATACCATAAAAAGAAAAGGCATCGAACCATTAAAGCTTGAATTCATAAAGGCCTTTCCTGAGCTTGAAGAAGACATTGAAAAAATCAGTGATTTCAAATCGTTCGTTTCTATCCAATCAGAGACTTTTATGGTGGACAATTGGCATGATAAGGGTTGTATTCTAATCGGTGATGCTGCACATTGTTCTTCTCCACTCGGAGCTATCGGATTGTCCTTGGCTTTTGAAACAGCGCTGGTCACAGCTGAACTTATTGTTACATCAAAATTAGAGCCAAATCATGAATACAAGCGTTTAGATCGTTTGCAGTCCATTCGTAATCGGGAAATTCGTTTAGTGCATTTTGCTCAACAGTTGATAATCAGCATGATCGTTAAATCCCCTAAAGGGATTAAAAACTTCTCGCTAGCGTGCATGAAACTGATGGGAAATAGCAGGATCGCTAGATATTTAATGCGGAGATTCTTTTTGGGGAGTCCTAAAATAACGGTTGATAATGCCTTTAAATTTTAA